The following coding sequences lie in one Nakaseomyces glabratus chromosome K, complete sequence genomic window:
- the ARO7 gene encoding chorismate mutase ARO7 (CAGL0K12232g~Ortholog(s) have chorismate mutase activity, role in aromatic amino acid family biosynthetic process, sporocarp development involved in sexual reproduction and cytosol, nucleus localization), with product MDFTKPETVLNLQNIRDELVKMEDSIIFKFIERSHFPVCAPVYAPNHPDLNIPDFTGSFLDWALLQMEITHSKLRRFDSPDETPFFPNDIQEPILPRINYPKILHEKASKPVNYNEKIKSIYIKEIVPLISNSDGDSKENYGSVATRDMECLQSLSRRIHFGKFVAEAKFQSDIDLYTKMIREKDVDGIMSSITNAAVEEKILERLVRKADVYGVDPTTPVDSSEKVRRITPEYLVKIYKEIVIPITKEVEVDYLLRRLD from the coding sequence ATGGATTTTACAAAACCTGAGACTGTGTTAAACCTACAAAACATCAGAGATGAGCTAGTTAAGATGGAAGATAGTATTATCTTCAAGTTTATTGAAAGATCACACTTTCCTGTATGTGCCCCTGTCTATGCACCAAACCATCCAGATTTGAATATACCTGATTTTACAGGATCTTTCTTGGATTGGGCTTTACTACAGATGGAAATCACGCATTCGAAACTACGGAGATTTGATTCGCCAGATGAAACGCCATTCTTCCCAAATGATATTCAAGAGCCTATCCTACCTAGAATCAATTACCCTAAGATTCTTCATGAAAAGGCATCAAAACCAGTGAActataatgaaaagatcaaaagcatttatatcaaagaaatcGTGCCCTTGATCTCTAACTCAGATGGTgattcaaaagaaaactacGGTAGTGTTGCCACGAGAGATATGGAATGTTTGCAAAGTTTGAGTAGAAGGATTCATTTTGGTAAATTCGTCGCAGAAGCAAAATTCCAATCGGACATTGACCTGTACACCAAAATGATCAGGGAGAAGGATGTAGATGGCATCATGTCAAGCATTACTAATGCTGCAGTCGAAGAAAAGATTTTGGAGAGACTAGTTAGAAAGGCAGATGTTTACGGTGTTGATCCAACAACTCCAGTAGACAGTTCTGAAAAAGTAAGAAGAATCACGCCAGAATATCTTGTTAAAATCTACAAAGAGATTGTTATTCCAATTACTAAGGAAGTTGAAGTTGATTACCTTTTGAGGCGCTTAGATTGA
- the VID24 gene encoding glucose-induced degradation complex subunit VID24 (CAGL0K12254g~Ortholog(s) have role in negative regulation of gluconeogenesis, proteasome-mediated ubiquitin-dependent protein catabolic process, protein catabolic process in the vacuole, protein targeting to vacuole), producing the protein MIEQDVTLKKKHSLRKNVLQYNSYTRDGSVSPIERPLEGLYKCHSKDSLPSLQHLIDRSSSESLPLKKKKKYIMNDRSSYTTVSVPRYVTPTHKNTTQTNFLRPRLEFSGYQLSGYKRYQVNVSLKTVDLPTVESGNTTTTPHITGYLTIKGLTSQHPEITTFFEAYAVEHNELGFLSSQWPEENNYEPYKSDDQTDLEHWLNFPAFRELFIAQHANLVKEDEEATPDFKKKRQSINTLAELFMENQAQNEGRNYLNDRYIFMRWKEKFLVPDAFVENVDGASYDGFYYVVHDQLTGCMQGFYYHQDAERFQQLELVPCKKAQDLCNSSCTFELA; encoded by the coding sequence ATGATCGAACAGGATGTTactctgaagaagaagcacTCCCTAAGGAAGAACGTTTTACAATACAACTCTTACACCAGGGATGGGAGTGTTAGTCCTATTGAGAGACCGCTGGAAGGTTTATACAAATGTCATTCAAAGGATTCCTTGCCATCATTGCAGCATTTGATAGACAGATCATCAAGCGAGTCCTTGccattgaagaagaagaagaagtacaTTATGAACGACCGCTCTTCATACACCACTGTTAGTGTGCCCCGCTATGTCACACCAACGCATAAGAATACCACACAGACCAACTTTTTGAGACCAAGACTTGAGTTTAGTGGATATCAGCTTTCTGGTTACAAGCGTTACCAAGTCAATGTTTCTTTAAAGACAGTAGACCTACCTACAGTGGAATCAGGCAATACCACGACCACGCCACATATTACGGGCTACTTAACCATTAAAGGTTTGACGTCTCAACATCCAGAAATTACAACATTTTTTGAAGCTTACGCTGTTGAGCATAACGAGCTTGGGTTTTTATCCTCCCAATGGCCTGAAGAGAATAACTATGAGCCATATAAATCTGATGACCAGACCGATCTAGAACACTGGTTAAACTTCCCAGCATTCAGAGAACTGTTCATCGCACAGCATGCTAATTTAGTTAAGGAGGATGAAGAGGCTACACCGGacttcaaaaaaaagagacaAAGCATAAACACTTTGGCAGAATTATTCATGGAAAATCAAGCTCAAAATGAAGGACGTAATTATTTGAACGAtagatatatttttatgaGATGGAAGGAGAAATTCCTTGTACCAGACGCGTTTGTCGAAAATGTAGACGGAGCTTCTTATGATGGTTTCTATTATGTGGTACATGATCAGCTCACTGGTTGTATGCAAGGTTTCTATTATCACCAGGATGCAGAAAGGTTCCAACAACTAGAATTAGTGCCATGTAAGAAAGCACAAGACTTGTGTAACTCAAGTTGTACTTTTGAATTGGCATGA
- the SND3 gene encoding Snd3p (CAGL0K12276g~Ortholog(s) have role in phosphate ion transport, protein maturation and endoplasmic reticulum, mitochondrion, plasma membrane localization), whose protein sequence is MNPQVSNIIIMLVMMQISRRIDMEDETNILYIRIAYVASIAIAYVVYQYTRSKVVAKNDLTTLKYVEQTSPFSAEALEKSQKEKFNVTTVRDYDLKELDSAIKSIYTGVLMMGFMHFYMGYVNPLFMQSISPVKSALEHNVVKIHLFNKPAVGDLKRPFVAPSLFGGSAKNSTPAEAVEKAEKAGNGGAGIKAE, encoded by the coding sequence ATGAATCCACAAGTGTctaatattatcatcatgTTGGTCATGATGCAGATTTCTCGTCGTATCGATATGGAAGACGAGACTAACATCTTATACATTAGAATTGCCTACGTTGCTTCTATCGCTATCGCTTATGTGGTGTACCAATACACCAGATCAAAGGTCGTTGCCAAGAACGACTTGACCACCTTGAAATACGTTGAACAAACTTCTCCATTCTCTGCTGAGGCTTTGGAAAAGAGCCAAAAGGAGAAATTCAACGTCACTACTGTCAGAGACTATgacttgaaagaattgGACTCCGCCATCAAATCCATCTATACCGGTGTTCTAATGATGGGATTCATGCACTTCTACATGGGCTACGTTAACCCATTGTTCATGCAATCCATCTCCCCAGTTAAGTCTGCCCTTGAACACAACGTCGTCAAGATTCATTTGTTTAACAAGCCTGCCGTTGGTGATTTGAAGAGACCTTTCGTTGCCCCATCTTTGTTCGGTGGTAGCGCCAAGAACTCTACCCCAGCTGAAGCTGTCGAAAAGGCTGAAAAGGCTGGTAACGGTGGTGCTGGTATCAAGGCAGAGTAA
- a CDS encoding uncharacterized protein (CAGL0K12298g~Ortholog(s) have role in ascospore formation, establishment of meiotic sister chromatid cohesion, establishment of mitotic sister chromatid cohesion and maintenance of meiotic sister chromatid cohesion, more), translating into MIKDRWTVFRSYRQIQFSVDELLNSELPFRDELEMKVKEDRLKWIELSHNSTDKFQMLIYSEESDGTLIFCKNFDSMDQFLLEWIRRAKNVLIFPVKLKVNIDDLFILFGKMRNLMFVLQFDDLVDKNLKEMTITVDHDEQSDILARVYSEFGFRKALFAKYLSVATFTGGSGNQHSVDLVRNEFSSNHEWELFEMIVQDQLLRK; encoded by the coding sequence ATGATTAAAGATAGATGGACGGTGTTTAGATCGTATAGGCAAATTCAATTTAGTGTCGATGAGCTTTTGAATAGTGAACTGCCGTTtcgcgatgagctcgaGATGAAAGTCAAAGAGGATCGATTAAAATGGATTGAATTGAGTCACAATAGTACAGATAAATTTCAAATGCTCATCTATAGTGAGGAAAGCGATGGTACATTAATATTCTGTAAAAATTTTGACAGCATGGACCAATTTTTACTTGAATGGATTCGACGGGCTAAGAATGTGCTAATATTCCCGGTAAAGCTAAAAGTAAACATTGATGACTTATTTATACTATTCGGGAAGATGCGTAATTTGATGTTCGTTTTACAATTTGATGATCTAGTAGATAAGAATCTGAAGGAGATGACTATAACTGTGGATCATGATGAGCAGAGTGATATACTTGCGCGGGTTTATTCAGAGTTTGGATTTCGCAAGGCGCTCTTCGCCAAGTATTTGTCTGTTGCTACATTCACTGGTGGGAGTGGCAACCAGCATTCAGTTGATTTAGTAAGAAATGAATTTTCATCTAATCATGAATGGgaattatttgaaatgaTTGTACAAGATCAGCTGCTAAGGAAATAA